The following DNA comes from Paraburkholderia phytofirmans PsJN.
CTCGCTGCCCAAAACCCAGCCCTTCAGCGTGGCCTGCTGAAGCTGGCTGGCTTCGCGTTCGTCGAGCGGCTGCTCGCACAGTTCGCGGTAAGCGCGCTGGCGTTCGAACGGAGTATTGCCGAGCGACCAGTACAGCGGGTGGTCGGTGATCAGGCTGTCGAGCGTCAGGCCGATGTGATGGCGGTAGCTCGACCAGCGGTAGTCTTCCGGCGCGCTCACGAGTCCCGCGCGGACCGGACACATCTCGACCACGCGGCTCGCCAGCAGAAAGTAGCGCTCGCCTTCGATCACCGTAGCTCTGTAGCGCCCTTCCCACAACGTGCCACGGCGCGCGTAGCGCCTGTTAAAGTGCGCCACGTAACGGCGCCCAACCGCCTGCATCGCCTTCGGCAGACTCGACTCCTCCGTCGGCGTAACGAGCAGCTGCACCGCACCCGGCATCAACGCGTATGCGTGGATGGACAAGTGGTGATCGCGCGAAGCCGCTTTCAAACAATCGATGAAGAGCTCGTAGTCCTGGTCGTCGACGAAAGCGGGCTGCTGATCGAGCCCGCGAAGGATGACGTGCTGCGGCTGGTCAGGGACATAGAGACGTGCAAGCCGTGCCATGCTGGAGTATCCAATAGTCGCGTTGGTACATACCCGAAGGTCCGAAGAACCGCATGCGCTCAAGCTTCGGCGCCATGCGGCAGAGCCAGAAACCACGCGGCGCTTAGGGAGAAAGCTCTAACCGCCGCGTATGGTTTGTTTCAAACGTTGTAGTCATAATGAGCGGGCCTTTTTTGGAGGAGCACATATGAAATTAAAACAGGCCGTAACGGGGATCGCGGCGCTAGCCTGCATGACAACGGCAGCACACGCGCAATCGGCCGGTAGCTTTTACGTCACCTCGGGCTGGTTCCATCTAGCGCCTCAATCGAGCAGCGACCCGCTGAAAGTGACGAGCATTGGGGGCAGCCCGACCAACATCACCGAAGCCAACACCGGTGCAAAACTGGATTCCGCCGACACCATCGGCTTTACCGCGGGTTACTTCGTCACCGATCACATCGCGACCGAATTCGTGATCGGCGTGCCGCCCAAGTTCGACCTGGAAGGCTCGGGTAGCCTCGCCCAGTTCGGCAAGCTGGGGCAGGCAAAACAGTGGAGCCCGACTCTGCTGTTCAAGTACTACTTCAATGCTCCGACCGCTGCATTCCGCCCGTACCTCGGCATCGGCGTGAGCCGGGTTTCGTTCACCGACGAAAAGATCACCAACAGCGCGTTCGAGGCCAATGTCCTGCATGGTCCGACCACTGTTACTACGGATAGTTCGTGGGAGCCGGTGTTTAATGCCGGCTTCACTTACGCATTCACCCAGCACTGGTTCGCGGGCGTATCAATTTCTTACCTGCCGCTCAGCACCACCGCCAAGCTCAACACCGCGGCCAACACGCCGGTGGGCACGTTGAATGTGCAATCGGAAACCAAGATCAAACTGAACCCGATCGTCACCTACGTCAACATCGGTTACCGTTTCTAACGCTTCCGGAAATTAGGGGCCGTAGAGCTAGGGTAGTCGAATTTTCGTGGCTTGGACAACGCCGTCATGCATCCAATGGCGGCGTTTTTATTTTGTGCACGCTTCATGGAGGCTGGGTCGGCGATCATGGAAGCCGCGCGCGCATCATTGTCGGCGTTTGTAAATTTGACCCAGAATTGCGCCATGATGTGCAATACCTGCTGATGAATCTGCGTTCGAGCCACGGTGGCTAGGGCCTGCAGGGTTTGGCACCGAAGTTGCGTTCGCATGGTGTTTCCCGCGTCGCGACGTGATACTGCGTCTTCGTGACAACGCGCGGGACCCTTTTCACCTCATCGACGGAGCGACCATGACTGCACTTCCGAATACGCGAGACGCCCTCGGCGAATCCTGGACCAGCACCAGCCGCCGTGCGCGGCGTATCGCTCGCCACAGCCGCCACGCAGCCGAAGATATCGCAGGCGAACTGCGCACGCTAATGTCGGAACTCGAATCCACGCTGGCGGATGGCACCCAGGCCGACGCGGTGGCGTTGCGCGGCAAACTTCGTAAGCAACTCGACGTCGCGCGCGCCCGCCTGAACGATACGCGCGATGCCGTGCGTGAACGCGCCCAAGTGGCGGTGGCGGACGCCGACGATTACGTGCATGAGAATCCGTGGCAGACGATTGCGATCGTCGGCGGCGTCGCGCTGATTGCGGGCGCGCTGTTCGCGTCGCGGCTGCGTTAAGGCGTCTACCGCGGGCGTCTACCGCGCGAAG
Coding sequences within:
- a CDS encoding transposase, giving the protein MARLARLYVPDQPQHVILRGLDQQPAFVDDQDYELFIDCLKAASRDHHLSIHAYALMPGAVQLLVTPTEESSLPKAMQAVGRRYVAHFNRRYARRGTLWEGRYRATVIEGERYFLLASRVVEMCPVRAGLVSAPEDYRWSSYRHHIGLTLDSLITDHPLYWSLGNTPFERQRAYRELCEQPLDEREASQLQQATLKGWVLGSETYREWAARAANRRVSPLPRGRPRKVRETPQQQ
- a CDS encoding OmpW/AlkL family protein, producing MKLKQAVTGIAALACMTTAAHAQSAGSFYVTSGWFHLAPQSSSDPLKVTSIGGSPTNITEANTGAKLDSADTIGFTAGYFVTDHIATEFVIGVPPKFDLEGSGSLAQFGKLGQAKQWSPTLLFKYYFNAPTAAFRPYLGIGVSRVSFTDEKITNSAFEANVLHGPTTVTTDSSWEPVFNAGFTYAFTQHWFAGVSISYLPLSTTAKLNTAANTPVGTLNVQSETKIKLNPIVTYVNIGYRF
- a CDS encoding DUF883 family protein is translated as MTALPNTRDALGESWTSTSRRARRIARHSRHAAEDIAGELRTLMSELESTLADGTQADAVALRGKLRKQLDVARARLNDTRDAVRERAQVAVADADDYVHENPWQTIAIVGGVALIAGALFASRLR